A DNA window from bacterium contains the following coding sequences:
- a CDS encoding twin-arginine translocase TatA/TatE family subunit, translating into MFGFGSQELLLILLAVLVLFGGTQIPRLFKGLGQGIKEFKSAVKDEPAKPDAVQEKPAEPVKDDSVGEGGDSN; encoded by the coding sequence ATGTTCGGTTTTGGCTCGCAGGAACTTCTGCTGATTCTGTTGGCGGTTCTTGTCCTTTTCGGAGGAACACAGATTCCGCGCCTGTTCAAAGGTCTCGGCCAGGGAATAAAGGAGTTCAAATCTGCAGTAAAGGATGAGCCGGCGAAACCCGATGCCGTGCAAGAAAAGCCCGCGGAACCTGTGAAGGATGATTCCGTGGGCGAAGGCGGGGATTCGAACTGA
- a CDS encoding ABC transporter substrate-binding protein produces the protein MKNPLVICLLSLILGTFTMFGCPSPNGGDESRKLSGQTVDTSDALQEDVYRFPIPSNPMTLDPAHVTDTVSDSVTRRIFDGLVRFDADGRVSPSIADKWEASPDGKTWKFYLKEGVKFHNGRTVTSQDFVYSFTRLLNPATQSERAGLLYPIKGARAYYFSRSFPAQIDFLIANQGDKPEFHETLASIADTIKYVTFAEGADPRKCENLLAAAVKAKATSLSAELTAELNSLKGKALAPPTVAGITAPDDATLQIELEEGYAPFLMVLGMTNCYVVPKEEVEKYADDFGQHPVGTGPFMFQSWEADVSVLLAANRLHFRKPPGVDKLLFRIISDENTRFEEFKNGQLEHTDVPSGRMGEVKRDDILAANLMTRPAMDMYGYCFNCSKPPFKDNKLLRKAINHAIDKDDIIANILEGKFKRMDSYVPEGTFYYWADSPGYKYDIELAKKLLAEAGYPGGQGLPTITLNIDNQEFRNKIAVAVQEDLRNIGINIEINRKDWGTFLEQVYAGETVFCQNTWLADYPDPDNWLFTLLDSSQAGAPGNISRYSNPEFDKLVREAQRTVDQNLRADLYRRAESIALEDAPWVLLFVNSPTMLVQPYVKNLKLTPMDRAPQLTNCPIEEVTFDRS, from the coding sequence ATGAAGAATCCTCTTGTGATTTGTCTGTTGAGCTTGATCTTGGGGACATTTACGATGTTCGGCTGCCCGTCGCCGAACGGAGGTGACGAGTCAAGAAAACTTTCCGGACAGACCGTTGACACCTCGGACGCGCTGCAGGAAGACGTATACCGCTTTCCGATACCCTCCAATCCGATGACGCTCGATCCAGCGCATGTGACCGACACTGTGTCCGACTCGGTTACACGAAGAATCTTTGACGGATTGGTTAGATTTGACGCCGACGGGCGCGTTTCGCCTAGCATCGCCGATAAATGGGAGGCAAGTCCGGACGGAAAGACGTGGAAGTTTTACTTGAAAGAAGGCGTTAAGTTTCACAACGGCAGAACGGTAACTTCGCAGGATTTCGTTTATTCGTTCACAAGGCTGCTCAATCCGGCAACTCAAAGCGAGCGGGCGGGACTTCTTTATCCCATCAAAGGCGCGCGCGCGTATTACTTCAGCCGCAGCTTTCCTGCACAGATAGATTTCCTCATCGCAAACCAAGGTGACAAACCGGAGTTTCATGAAACCCTTGCCAGTATTGCAGACACAATCAAATATGTTACTTTTGCCGAAGGTGCTGACCCCCGGAAATGCGAGAACTTGCTAGCCGCGGCTGTGAAGGCCAAAGCGACTTCGCTTAGCGCGGAATTGACAGCGGAATTGAACTCACTGAAGGGGAAAGCCTTGGCGCCCCCGACAGTGGCTGGCATTACTGCACCGGACGACGCCACGCTTCAAATTGAGCTCGAAGAGGGCTACGCGCCGTTTTTAATGGTGCTTGGGATGACGAACTGCTACGTTGTTCCCAAAGAGGAAGTTGAGAAATACGCGGATGATTTCGGGCAGCATCCCGTGGGCACAGGGCCGTTCATGTTTCAATCCTGGGAAGCGGACGTGAGCGTTCTGCTTGCCGCAAACCGGCTTCACTTCCGCAAACCGCCGGGTGTTGACAAGCTTTTGTTCAGGATAATCAGCGATGAAAACACCAGGTTCGAGGAATTTAAAAACGGCCAGCTGGAGCACACCGATGTGCCCAGCGGACGGATGGGCGAGGTGAAGCGCGACGATATCCTGGCGGCTAATCTGATGACCCGGCCGGCGATGGATATGTATGGATATTGCTTTAATTGTTCCAAGCCACCGTTTAAAGATAACAAGCTGCTTCGGAAAGCAATCAATCACGCAATCGACAAAGACGACATCATCGCGAATATCCTCGAAGGCAAGTTTAAGCGAATGGACAGCTACGTCCCTGAAGGTACTTTTTATTACTGGGCTGACTCGCCCGGATACAAATACGACATCGAACTTGCGAAAAAGCTGTTGGCGGAAGCGGGATACCCTGGGGGGCAAGGTCTGCCAACAATCACGCTGAACATAGACAACCAAGAATTCCGTAACAAAATTGCGGTTGCCGTACAGGAGGACTTGCGCAACATCGGAATCAACATAGAAATAAACAGGAAGGATTGGGGAACGTTTCTGGAGCAGGTTTACGCAGGCGAAACCGTCTTTTGCCAAAACACGTGGCTTGCGGATTATCCCGATCCCGACAACTGGCTGTTTACGCTGCTGGATTCTTCCCAGGCAGGCGCGCCTGGCAACATATCTAGATACAGCAATCCTGAATTCGACAAACTTGTGCGCGAGGCACAGCGCACCGTAGATCAAAACCTGCGCGCGGATCTCTACAGACGGGCGGAATCGATCGCCCTGGAAGATGCGCCCTGGGTTTTATTGTTCGTCAATTCCCCCACTATGCTCGTTCAACCTTATGTGAAGAATCTCAAGCTGACGCCGATGGACCGAGCACCGCAACTTACGAATTGCCCCATCGAGGAGGTTACGTTCGATAGAAGTTAG
- a CDS encoding ABC transporter substrate-binding protein translates to MLKLACSLLAALLLMVLAACPNKKNATSLNGNNKMEAELRLPLDTDVPTLDPAHMVDVTSFAVGSQIFGRLVRFDENVNLKPDLAESIPVATDGGKLITFKLKKDIRFHNGRKCTAEDFVYSFTRLLDPETSSERGSLLFVVEGAKEYFYSRQFPATASYLLAGKFEDEGEPKNTLERLADTIDYVAFLEEVDTTEFKKAIESGMKRDPKSVPQSVIEFLQTNSSKVAPPQKVSGLNAPDAYTFEVKLAEPYGPFVDQMAMVNFSPIPKEAIAELADPDDFGRNPVGTGPFRLAKWDADRQIVLEAFDQPERAASKLSKVTYLIVPDRNTQFQMYASGDLDTCNVPTGQYNRLKNDPLYSEELKRVDLLAVQFFVLNLTKDPWREEVFQNKNALRQAVNYAIDRDYICDVVLEGRFRPFVGLIPPSMGDWTNPETKLRPKYYFDPGKAMELLAEAGHPQGLFLDRVNLTYNPQGDNPTIAQEIQGDLKNISVKVDLVPMEWATFIDAMESNRLAFHRLGWVYDFPDPDNLIFTLLHSSQRGASGNFAWYRNREVDKLIEEARTSFDRNKRRQLYWQIEQMVLEDAPWIFCFAQTNNVLIKPWVKGVKLSGMDTDASLPNADLTKVWIDEEARQSFPQKSATSPPEVGESITAQTQVDNERTSSDAQPIGSQK, encoded by the coding sequence ATGCTCAAACTAGCTTGCTCTTTGTTGGCCGCGCTGTTGCTTATGGTGCTGGCGGCTTGTCCCAACAAAAAAAATGCGACTTCCTTAAACGGCAACAATAAAATGGAAGCCGAACTTAGGCTTCCGTTGGACACCGACGTACCCACGTTGGATCCAGCCCACATGGTGGACGTAACCTCGTTCGCGGTCGGCTCACAAATATTCGGACGACTGGTTAGATTCGATGAAAACGTAAATTTAAAACCGGATCTGGCCGAGTCCATTCCCGTCGCTACAGATGGCGGCAAATTGATCACGTTCAAATTAAAAAAAGATATTCGTTTCCACAACGGCAGAAAATGCACCGCAGAGGACTTTGTATACAGCTTCACTAGACTTTTGGATCCTGAAACCAGCAGCGAGCGCGGTTCCCTGCTGTTCGTTGTGGAAGGCGCCAAAGAATATTTTTACAGCCGCCAATTTCCCGCAACCGCCAGTTATCTTTTGGCCGGCAAATTCGAGGACGAAGGCGAGCCCAAGAACACACTTGAACGCCTTGCCGACACAATAGATTATGTGGCGTTTTTGGAAGAGGTGGACACGACTGAGTTCAAAAAAGCAATAGAGTCCGGGATGAAAAGGGATCCAAAATCAGTTCCTCAATCCGTGATCGAGTTCCTGCAAACAAATTCCTCGAAGGTTGCGCCGCCCCAAAAAGTGTCGGGTCTGAACGCTCCTGATGCTTACACATTTGAAGTAAAGCTTGCGGAGCCTTATGGCCCCTTTGTGGACCAGATGGCCATGGTCAACTTTTCTCCAATACCCAAAGAAGCTATCGCCGAGCTCGCGGATCCTGATGATTTCGGGAGAAATCCTGTGGGAACAGGGCCGTTCCGGCTAGCCAAATGGGATGCGGACAGGCAAATTGTCCTGGAGGCGTTCGACCAGCCCGAGCGTGCCGCATCCAAGCTGTCAAAAGTAACCTATCTTATAGTTCCCGACCGCAATACTCAATTTCAGATGTATGCATCCGGTGACCTGGATACCTGCAACGTTCCGACCGGGCAATACAACCGCCTTAAAAACGATCCTCTATATTCCGAAGAACTCAAGCGCGTCGATTTGCTAGCCGTGCAGTTTTTCGTACTTAACCTAACCAAAGACCCCTGGCGCGAAGAGGTCTTTCAGAATAAAAACGCGCTAAGGCAGGCGGTAAATTATGCAATTGATCGTGACTACATCTGCGATGTGGTGCTTGAAGGCCGGTTTCGTCCGTTCGTGGGCTTGATTCCGCCCAGCATGGGGGATTGGACAAATCCCGAAACCAAACTGAGGCCGAAATATTATTTCGATCCCGGTAAGGCGATGGAGCTTTTGGCCGAGGCCGGTCACCCGCAAGGGCTGTTCTTGGACAGGGTAAATTTGACATACAATCCCCAGGGCGACAATCCGACAATCGCGCAGGAAATCCAGGGCGATCTCAAGAACATAAGCGTAAAAGTCGACCTTGTTCCGATGGAGTGGGCTACGTTCATCGACGCTATGGAAAGCAACCGTCTCGCTTTTCATCGGCTGGGTTGGGTTTACGACTTTCCAGATCCGGACAATCTCATATTTACCCTGCTTCACTCAAGCCAGCGCGGCGCGAGCGGCAACTTTGCGTGGTACCGCAACCGAGAGGTTGACAAGCTTATTGAGGAGGCGCGTACCTCGTTCGATCGGAACAAGCGCAGACAGCTCTACTGGCAGATCGAGCAGATGGTGCTGGAAGACGCTCCGTGGATTTTCTGCTTTGCCCAAACCAACAACGTATTGATCAAGCCTTGGGTGAAGGGCGTGAAGCTTTCCGGCATGGATACCGACGCAAGTCTGCCTAACGCGGATTTAACCAAAGTCTGGATTGACGAAGAGGCCCGGCAAAGCTTTCCACAAAAATCGGCCACCAGCCCGCCGGAGGTAGGCGAGAGCATTACCGCTCAAACACAAGTAGACAACGAAAGGACGTCCAGCGATGCGCAGCCAATCGGCAGCCAAAAATAG
- a CDS encoding ATP-dependent Clp protease proteolytic subunit yields MAPAPFVIKPFSGESFLYDIYARLLEERIVFLFGPIDDELSDSVVAQLLYLDALGDKKDVYMYINSPGGSITSGMAILDTMRAISCEITTVCIGQAASMGAILMLGGTKGKRISLPNSRFLIHQPLGGAIGTSTDIEIQTAEIVRMKEILNRMISEETGQPYDKVVKDTDRDNFMSAQEAKKYGLIDKIVQQLPGRNGKK; encoded by the coding sequence ATGGCTCCCGCGCCTTTTGTGATTAAGCCCTTTTCCGGTGAAAGCTTTCTTTACGATATATACGCGCGTCTTTTGGAAGAAAGGATCGTTTTCCTTTTTGGCCCGATTGACGACGAGCTTTCGGACAGCGTCGTAGCACAGCTGCTGTACTTGGATGCACTCGGCGATAAAAAGGACGTTTATATGTACATAAACAGTCCAGGAGGTTCCATTACGTCAGGCATGGCCATACTCGATACGATGCGCGCCATTTCCTGTGAAATAACGACGGTTTGCATAGGACAGGCGGCAAGCATGGGCGCAATCCTAATGCTTGGAGGGACAAAGGGCAAGCGGATTTCGCTGCCAAACTCGCGGTTCCTGATTCATCAACCTCTAGGTGGGGCGATCGGCACGAGCACGGATATCGAGATTCAAACGGCGGAAATTGTCCGGATGAAGGAGATTCTTAACCGAATGATTTCGGAAGAAACTGGACAACCTTACGATAAGGTGGTCAAGGACACCGATCGCGACAATTTTATGTCCGCTCAGGAAGCAAAGAAGTACGGGCTGATTGACAAAATCGTCCAACAGCTTCCTGGCAGGAACGGCAAGAAGTGA
- a CDS encoding SDR family oxidoreductase: protein MSAVAVVTGSTRNIGLAIAKRLAADGFRMVINGSRDESAAAAARREVGSLAKEYKLIMADVTTPQGAEAVVSAAVSEFGRLDLLVNNVGPFLIKGVAEMTPDEWKLMMDGNLSSAFFCCRAAIPVMRMQGAGHIINIGAPKAGQTTGVGAYGIAKTGVSMLARYIAKTEGVHGIRANCVNPGFIRTEDYTPEVIEEMAAKVPLGRLGEPEDIASAVSFLASPEASYISGAVLDVGGGLWV from the coding sequence ATGTCGGCCGTTGCGGTTGTTACGGGTTCAACCAGAAACATCGGCCTTGCAATCGCCAAACGGCTTGCAGCCGACGGCTTTCGGATGGTCATAAACGGAAGCCGCGACGAATCTGCCGCGGCAGCAGCAAGGCGCGAAGTTGGTTCTCTGGCCAAAGAATACAAACTTATTATGGCTGACGTGACCACACCGCAAGGCGCGGAGGCGGTTGTTTCCGCGGCGGTGTCCGAATTCGGCAGGTTGGACCTTCTCGTGAACAACGTCGGGCCGTTTCTGATAAAGGGAGTGGCGGAAATGACACCTGACGAGTGGAAACTGATGATGGACGGGAACTTATCCAGCGCTTTTTTTTGTTGCCGGGCAGCAATTCCGGTAATGAGGATGCAAGGCGCAGGGCACATTATCAATATCGGCGCGCCGAAAGCCGGCCAGACAACCGGTGTGGGTGCTTACGGCATAGCCAAGACGGGCGTCTCAATGCTTGCAAGGTATATAGCCAAAACCGAAGGGGTACACGGCATCCGGGCAAATTGCGTCAATCCCGGCTTTATCCGAACAGAAGATTACACTCCGGAAGTAATAGAAGAGATGGCGGCAAAGGTACCCCTTGGCAGGTTGGGCGAACCCGAAGACATTGCTTCCGCCGTTTCCTTTCTTGCAAGTCCGGAAGCAAGTTACATTTCCGGGGCGGTACTGGATGTTGGCGGCGGGCTTTGGGTTTAG
- a CDS encoding (Fe-S)-binding protein, producing MHAAIFWGFWVLSINTIQFIMSGFVPSAHLPLLGKDQALGIAYVVFRDVFEVVVLIAVALAGLRRLVTRPKRLTYSFEAHVILFLIAALMVTDFLINGAEAAAVNPHSASFIEQVFGSWMLSWPVGASAVAGVTAWWVHLLALLYFLNLLPQSKHFHVVTSLFSVLFRRLDAPALKKVDLESAAEAEKFGAENVYDFGWKYILDSYSCTECGRCQDNCPTFFTGKELNPKLIEVDIREYLFENQRKLLSGGVEGENGIPKLLGGMISHQRIWDCTTCRACEEFCPLFIEHLGPIMDMRKHLVMDKAEFPDELGTFFKNIETQGNPWGIGQSNRTKWMEGLDVPIMADNPDKQVLLWIGCSASFDARNQKIARALVKCLKSAGIDFGYLGEEETCNGDSARRAGNEYLFQTMAEQVVETIGQYKNLKQIITPCPHCFNIFKNEYPEFGLKLDVKHHSTVLSKLIVERKLKPAKGNGHFKLAYHDSCYLGRYNGVYNAPRAVLAGVPGITVVEAERHHDKGMCCGAGGARMFMEEKHGSRINHARIEQLAKNSPDGVATACPYCLTMLGDAIKETGKQDHLRILDIAEVLADSIEPGAAEAS from the coding sequence ATGCACGCAGCGATTTTCTGGGGATTCTGGGTGCTGTCGATTAACACTATACAGTTCATTATGTCGGGTTTCGTCCCAAGTGCGCACCTGCCGCTTCTGGGCAAAGATCAAGCGCTCGGGATCGCTTACGTTGTTTTCAGGGACGTTTTCGAGGTTGTAGTTTTAATTGCTGTCGCGCTTGCGGGACTTAGAAGGTTGGTTACGCGACCGAAGAGGCTGACCTACAGCTTCGAGGCGCACGTGATTCTGTTTCTAATAGCGGCGCTGATGGTGACCGACTTTTTAATAAATGGGGCCGAAGCCGCGGCGGTCAATCCTCATTCCGCGAGTTTTATAGAGCAAGTTTTCGGCTCCTGGATGCTGTCGTGGCCGGTTGGAGCTTCCGCAGTTGCGGGCGTTACCGCATGGTGGGTTCACCTTTTGGCCCTGCTTTATTTTTTAAACCTGCTGCCTCAAAGCAAGCACTTCCACGTGGTAACGAGCTTGTTCAGCGTATTGTTCCGCCGGCTCGATGCTCCTGCACTTAAAAAGGTGGATTTGGAATCGGCTGCCGAAGCAGAAAAATTCGGAGCGGAAAACGTTTACGACTTCGGATGGAAGTATATTTTGGACAGCTATTCCTGTACCGAATGCGGTCGTTGCCAGGACAACTGCCCGACGTTCTTCACCGGCAAGGAACTTAATCCAAAATTGATCGAAGTTGATATCAGGGAATATCTGTTCGAGAACCAGCGAAAGTTGCTTTCCGGCGGAGTGGAAGGCGAAAACGGGATTCCGAAGCTGCTTGGCGGCATGATAAGCCATCAAAGAATTTGGGATTGCACGACCTGCCGGGCTTGCGAAGAGTTCTGCCCGCTGTTTATCGAGCATCTCGGCCCGATAATGGACATGCGCAAGCATCTTGTGATGGACAAGGCGGAGTTTCCCGACGAACTTGGCACTTTTTTCAAGAACATAGAAACCCAGGGCAATCCGTGGGGAATCGGCCAGTCGAACCGCACGAAATGGATGGAAGGATTGGATGTGCCCATCATGGCAGACAATCCCGATAAACAAGTACTTCTTTGGATCGGATGCAGCGCAAGTTTCGACGCCAGAAACCAGAAAATCGCGCGCGCGCTGGTGAAATGCCTTAAGTCCGCTGGAATAGACTTCGGATATCTCGGCGAAGAAGAAACCTGCAACGGGGATTCCGCCAGGCGCGCCGGTAACGAGTACCTGTTTCAAACTATGGCGGAACAGGTTGTGGAAACCATCGGGCAATACAAGAACCTGAAGCAGATAATTACGCCATGCCCGCATTGTTTCAACATTTTCAAGAACGAATATCCTGAATTCGGCTTGAAGCTTGATGTAAAACATCACAGCACGGTGCTAAGCAAGCTTATTGTAGAAAGAAAGCTCAAACCTGCAAAAGGCAACGGACATTTTAAGCTCGCATATCACGACAGCTGCTATCTTGGCAGGTATAACGGGGTGTACAACGCGCCGCGGGCAGTTTTGGCCGGCGTGCCGGGCATTACCGTTGTAGAAGCAGAGAGGCACCACGATAAAGGAATGTGCTGCGGCGCAGGTGGCGCGCGAATGTTTATGGAAGAAAAGCACGGCTCCAGGATCAATCACGCGCGGATTGAGCAACTTGCCAAAAATAGTCCGGACGGCGTGGCGACCGCGTGCCCATACTGCCTGACGATGCTGGGCGACGCTATCAAAGAAACGGGCAAGCAGGACCATTTGAGGATTCTGGATATCGCGGAAGTACTTGCGGATTCGATAGAGCCTGGTGCGGCCGAAGCAAGTTAA
- a CDS encoding electron transfer flavoprotein subunit beta/FixA family protein: MKIAVLVKEVPNTEARPRVEGGRVSREGIAYIVNPYDEYAVEEAIRKAEAIPGTETLFVTVGGAGERKNLLNLLAMGIDRAILVNLPHMEGANPRGTAKILARILEGEKPDLILAGKQGVDYDYGQTPIFVAQYLGLPHVSMVTKLEINDSSALCERQVDDGIEVVEVALPAVLTIEKGINEPRYPSLKGIMGAKKKPFDEKTLNDLDLEAEVADPNESQIEFVGAALPPTRQAGRILKGEPSEVVKELVQALRNEAKVI; the protein is encoded by the coding sequence ATGAAGATCGCAGTTTTAGTCAAAGAAGTGCCCAATACCGAAGCAAGACCCCGGGTAGAAGGCGGTCGTGTATCCCGCGAGGGCATCGCATACATAGTCAATCCGTATGACGAGTATGCAGTCGAAGAAGCCATCCGGAAGGCCGAAGCGATTCCGGGAACGGAAACACTATTCGTAACCGTCGGCGGCGCAGGGGAACGAAAGAATTTGCTCAACCTACTTGCCATGGGCATTGACCGGGCAATCCTTGTGAATTTGCCTCATATGGAAGGCGCAAATCCCCGTGGAACCGCCAAAATTCTGGCCAGGATTTTGGAGGGCGAAAAACCTGATTTGATTCTCGCTGGGAAGCAGGGTGTCGATTACGATTATGGCCAAACTCCGATATTTGTCGCCCAGTACCTGGGTCTGCCGCACGTGAGTATGGTCACAAAGCTCGAAATTAATGATTCGTCTGCTTTATGCGAACGCCAAGTTGACGACGGCATTGAGGTTGTCGAAGTCGCCTTGCCTGCCGTGCTTACGATCGAAAAAGGCATCAATGAACCCAGGTATCCCAGCCTGAAAGGGATAATGGGCGCGAAAAAGAAGCCATTCGATGAAAAAACGCTCAACGATTTGGATTTGGAGGCCGAGGTTGCGGATCCGAACGAATCGCAAATCGAATTCGTGGGCGCCGCATTGCCTCCAACCAGGCAGGCCGGCAGAATATTAAAAGGCGAGCCCTCGGAAGTTGTGAAAGAACTTGTCCAGGCACTCAGAAACGAGGCCAAAGTCATTTGA
- a CDS encoding electron transfer flavoprotein subunit alpha/FixB family protein, which yields MPKSLVVPEITAEGKIRKVGFELVSAAKSLDGNITAFMAGQGAHELAGIIGDAGVEKVYSLEDAPRTGITSAKIASALASVVNTEKPEVVLFGFTTFGRDISARLAAMFDCGLIDDATGLELGDDGRIVATKPLYAGKIVSKCRLRGTGMQVFSVRPNTFPAAELIGGKAVVIPLEPVTDHAKDPVFKSFRPKEAGEVDLKEAQVIISGGRAVKGPEGFEPIKRIARRFGWAMGASRATVDAGWIPHSYQVGQTGKTVNPKLYIACGISGAIQHLAGMQTSKVIVAINTDPEAPIFKIADYGIVGDIFTILPLLEDELAKVIEA from the coding sequence ATGCCCAAGTCCTTAGTTGTTCCGGAAATAACTGCCGAAGGAAAAATACGCAAGGTTGGATTCGAGCTTGTCAGCGCCGCTAAGTCCCTTGACGGCAACATCACGGCTTTTATGGCAGGGCAGGGCGCCCATGAACTGGCGGGTATCATTGGGGATGCCGGAGTTGAAAAGGTTTATTCTCTTGAGGATGCGCCGAGAACCGGAATAACGTCCGCCAAAATTGCCTCCGCGCTTGCTTCGGTGGTCAATACCGAAAAGCCAGAAGTGGTTCTCTTCGGCTTCACTACTTTCGGCCGCGATATTTCCGCCAGATTGGCGGCGATGTTCGACTGCGGATTAATTGATGACGCCACGGGGCTCGAACTTGGGGATGACGGGCGTATCGTTGCCACTAAGCCGCTTTACGCCGGGAAAATCGTCTCGAAATGCAGGCTTCGCGGAACCGGAATGCAAGTTTTTTCCGTGCGGCCAAACACTTTTCCCGCGGCGGAATTGATTGGCGGCAAGGCGGTAGTAATTCCTCTTGAACCAGTCACAGATCATGCTAAGGATCCGGTGTTCAAATCTTTCAGGCCGAAAGAAGCTGGTGAAGTTGACTTAAAAGAAGCACAGGTGATAATCAGCGGCGGCCGGGCAGTTAAAGGACCGGAAGGTTTTGAGCCCATCAAGAGAATTGCCCGCCGTTTCGGTTGGGCGATGGGCGCGAGCCGGGCTACGGTTGATGCGGGCTGGATTCCTCATAGTTACCAAGTTGGCCAAACGGGTAAAACTGTAAATCCGAAGCTGTATATAGCTTGCGGAATATCTGGCGCTATCCAGCATTTGGCGGGTATGCAAACGTCTAAAGTCATAGTCGCCATAAATACCGACCCGGAAGCGCCGATTTTCAAAATTGCTGACTACGGAATAGTTGGCGACATTTTCACTATTCTTCCTTTACTGGAGGACGAGTTGGCCAAGGTGATTGAGGCTTGA
- a CDS encoding 4Fe-4S dicluster domain-containing protein, which translates to MPHIDVLMETCKGCQLCVPACPHDLIHYTKSEINQSGFYPVQYIDPDAKCTGCKLCAVICPDIAIRVYK; encoded by the coding sequence ATGCCTCATATTGACGTTCTTATGGAGACCTGCAAAGGGTGCCAGCTTTGCGTGCCGGCATGTCCACACGACTTGATTCACTACACCAAGTCGGAAATTAACCAGAGCGGGTTTTATCCTGTACAGTATATCGACCCTGATGCAAAATGTACTGGTTGCAAGTTATGCGCCGTCATCTGTCCCGACATTGCTATCAGGGTATACAAGTGA
- the vorB gene encoding 3-methyl-2-oxobutanoate dehydrogenase subunit VorB encodes MSDNGGDRELMKGNHAMCLGAIRAGARAYYGYPITPQNEATEYMSFHMPKAGGTFIQAESEVAAINMVFGAAAAGVRAMTSSSSPGISLKQEGISYIATAELPCVVANIVRCGPGLGNIAPHQGDYFQGTRGGGHGDYRTITLAPASVQEMAQLTYSAFDLADEYRNPALILSDGVIGQMMEPVDLATIPAKDPPVKDWAVGPGQDKRPRNVHTTIYLDPEEMAEFHLKLIAKYDRIRREVNYFEEYMTDDAEILIVAYGTSSRVARTAIKRMRTANGPKVGLFRPISVWPFPARKLLEMCTNYKCILVLEMNWGQMVEDVRLVVGDKVPIHFAGKHGGLLFTPAEIVALANNLSADPLNPGSLWSIVR; translated from the coding sequence ATGTCAGATAACGGCGGCGACCGTGAATTAATGAAAGGCAACCATGCAATGTGCCTGGGAGCCATTCGGGCTGGCGCAAGGGCGTATTACGGGTACCCGATAACTCCGCAGAATGAGGCAACCGAATATATGTCATTCCATATGCCTAAGGCCGGCGGAACGTTCATCCAGGCGGAAAGCGAGGTTGCCGCGATTAACATGGTTTTCGGTGCGGCGGCGGCTGGAGTACGCGCAATGACCTCAAGCTCCTCGCCCGGCATTTCGTTGAAGCAGGAAGGAATCAGTTACATCGCGACAGCGGAACTTCCATGTGTTGTTGCCAACATTGTCCGTTGCGGGCCGGGCTTGGGAAACATTGCTCCGCATCAGGGTGATTATTTTCAAGGAACAAGAGGCGGTGGTCACGGAGACTATCGAACTATTACACTTGCGCCGGCCAGCGTCCAGGAAATGGCGCAGTTGACATATTCGGCTTTTGACCTGGCTGACGAGTACAGGAACCCTGCCCTGATTCTTTCCGATGGCGTAATCGGTCAGATGATGGAGCCGGTGGACTTGGCGACGATTCCGGCAAAAGATCCTCCCGTAAAGGACTGGGCTGTTGGCCCCGGTCAAGACAAACGTCCCAGAAACGTCCATACAACGATTTACCTGGATCCCGAAGAGATGGCGGAGTTCCATCTAAAACTGATTGCCAAATACGATCGAATCAGGCGTGAAGTTAATTACTTTGAAGAATACATGACGGATGACGCCGAAATCCTGATTGTGGCATACGGTACGAGCTCCAGGGTTGCTCGAACGGCAATCAAAAGGATGAGAACCGCAAACGGTCCGAAGGTCGGCCTTTTCAGGCCAATCAGCGTTTGGCCTTTTCCAGCCCGAAAGCTTTTGGAGATGTGCACTAACTACAAGTGCATTTTGGTGCTGGAGATGAATTGGGGACAGATGGTAGAAGATGTGCGTCTTGTTGTGGGCGACAAGGTACCGATTCACTTTGCTGGAAAGCACGGTGGGCTGCTTTTTACTCCGGCTGAAATTGTGGCTTTGGCCAATAATCTGTCCGCTGATCCGCTCAATCCCGGGTCTTTATGGAGTATCGTCCGGTAA